TATTGAGAGTGGACATAAAAAGATTGCATTCTTAGTAGGTCCATTAAGAGAACCTATTAACGCAGAGAAAAAACTAGTAGGATATAAAAATGCTTTAAAAGATGCTGGGATTGATTACAATGAGGACTATGTGATTGAGGGAGACTACGCATACGATTCTGGATTAGAGGCTATTGAAAGGCTAATGGATTCATCCAATCCTCCAACTGCCATTTTTGTAGGTGCTGATGAAATGGCTTTAGGTGTCATCCATGGAGCAAGAGATAAAGGAATCAAAGTTCCAGAAGAACTCGAGGTTATTAGTTCGGATAATACTCGTTTATCCCAAATGGTTCGGCCACAGTTGACCACAGTGGTGCAGCCCCTATACGATATTGGGGCAGTAGCAATGCGGTTATTAACGAAGCTAATGAACAATGAGCAAGTAGATGAGCAAACGGTTATTTTGCCACATAGAATTGAAAAACGTCAATCAACTAAGTAATAGTTAGCCGTAGATCCATGCATCTACGGCTATATTTTTAAACAGATTCTCTTTCCTCATAATTAGATCGAATGGGATAGAGTGCTTTTTCCAATGTTCGCTTATTTTTTTCAGTGATTTCTGCTTTTCTTGGAATGGGTGTATACGAACCTGGTGGATCCATCCATGTACTAGGCAATGTAACAGGAGATTTGTCCTGCCATTTCTCAACCCAGCTCTTGGGAAGCCGATCAGAATGGATTTTGTCCAATTGATCTGTCATGGTCAACCAGATTAACGACCACGCTCTTGGTACGACTCGCCATATGTCATATCCACCGCCACCTACTGCAATCCATCTACCATTACAATACTGTTCGGCTACTTTCTTGGCGAGCTGAGGAATACGTTTGTAAATATTCATGGTTCCACATAAATGGGTAAGGGGATCGTGGAAGTGGGCATCTACTCCATTTTGAGTAATGATAATATCTGGCTTAAAAAACTCGGCCACTTCTGTAAGTGATTTTTCATACATATCGAGCCATGATTCGTCTTCTGTAAAAGCATCAACTGGGATATTAAATGAAGTCCCATAGCCTTTACCTTGGCCACGCTCATGAACTTCTCCAGTACCAGGGAATAAATATCTCCCTGTTTCATGTATAGACAAGGTGCAAACATTTGGCTCATCGTAAAAAGACCATTGTACTCCGTCTCCATGATGAGCATCTGTATCCACGTATAATACGCGAGCATTATATTTCTTTAAGAGATAGGCAATCGCAACTGAGCTATCGTTATACACACAAAAACCAGATGCCTTCCCTCTAAAACCGTGGTGTAAACCACCACCTAAGTGGATGGCGTGTTTATAGTCCCCACTCATGACAGCATCTACTGCCGAAAGAGCTCCACCGACAATAAAAGCACTTGCATCATGCATATTTGGAAACATGGGAGTATCATCGGTTCCAAGCCCAAACTCTTCAGCTCTGGATGCTTCTAATTGACCGATACTTGCCAGTTTAACGGCTTCTATATAGGAAGGTGTATGGATATAAGCAATCTCCTCATCCGTTGCTTTACGAGGTTTTCGGATATCTGCAGTATCAAGAGCTTGAATTTCTTTTAATAGATCTATGGTTAACGTTAATCGAAATTGATTAAAGGGGTGGTTATTCCCAAATGCGTATTGTAGTAAATCGTCTGAAAAAATAAAAAGAGAATCTTTACTCATTTTGCAGCTCCCAGGTGTACGGTAATAGAACATCAAACCCTCTATCTTTAAGAGTTTGTACAATTGCTGTAGGGTTCATGGTTTGTACTCGAAAGACTAATATCTTATAAGATTCGTTCTGTTGATAAGGATTTACTAATACGCTTTGAATATTAACGTTATGCTCACTAATGATCGCTGTAACTTTAGCTAACATTCCTGATCGATGAGGGACTTTCACCTCAATTTTTGAACCTGGTTGAAGTGCACCGGTTAATTGCAAAAAGGTATACAGTATATCTGTTTCTGTTACAATTCCAACCAGTTTCTCATCTGAAACGATAGGAATACAACTAATTCTATTCTCGTAGAAAAGACTAGCTACTTCCTCCACAAAATCTAATGGGTGAGCTGTAATTACATCCTCTGTCATCATTTCTTGAATAGATGTATGACGTGTACGACTGTTTATAGAATCAATTGAAAGAGCACCTCTAATATCCCGGTCACTAATGATTCCAACTACATGCCTATTGGAATCAATAATAGGGATATGTCTGATGGTCTTTGCGTTCATCAACTCGATAGCATCATGTATCAAATCTTCCGGAGAAAGTGTCCAAACCTCTCGACGCATTACTTCTTCAACAATCATTTTATTCACCCCATAAGTAGAATTTAATACATAAAACGATTCTTAAATCTGAGTTGATCAAATCTTTGAATGGAGTCAACATCCACTCTTTTTCCGATACGTGCCATAAGACAGTTCGCTGGATGAGAACTAATCTCGGGATCGTCAGTTGCATACCACTCTAACCCACCAGCATTCATCATTTTTTCCATGACTTTTCGATATTCCCAAACATTTAATCCTGTTCCTTTTAAATCCCAGTGCCAGTAATACTCAGTCGTTATAATAATATAATCTTCCATGGCATCATCCATCATGGATACTTTGAGGAGGTTTTTACCAACAGAGGCACCACGAAACTCAGGAATGACTTCAATGGCTCCTAATTCAATTAAATTTTCCATATTTCCTTCTGACCACCGTTCAAGTGGGTCCGGGTACAAGTAAGTTACGTATCCAACAATGACATGTTCTTTTCTTGCTATAATAATTCGACCTTCAGGAAGTGCAGCGATTTCAATGAGTGCTTTATGTTGCTGATTCGAGGGTCTAAACGATGTTAAATCCTCATGAAACTCATAGGATGCTAGTTTATCTGCAGAAATGGGCCCTTCAATTAGAAGAGTTCCATTCCGTGTTTTAAGTTCCATTGCATTAAACGTCTTTTG
This genomic stretch from Bacillus carboniphilus harbors:
- a CDS encoding acetoin utilization protein AcuC codes for the protein MSKDSLFIFSDDLLQYAFGNNHPFNQFRLTLTIDLLKEIQALDTADIRKPRKATDEEIAYIHTPSYIEAVKLASIGQLEASRAEEFGLGTDDTPMFPNMHDASAFIVGGALSAVDAVMSGDYKHAIHLGGGLHHGFRGKASGFCVYNDSSVAIAYLLKKYNARVLYVDTDAHHGDGVQWSFYDEPNVCTLSIHETGRYLFPGTGEVHERGQGKGYGTSFNIPVDAFTEDESWLDMYEKSLTEVAEFFKPDIIITQNGVDAHFHDPLTHLCGTMNIYKRIPQLAKKVAEQYCNGRWIAVGGGGYDIWRVVPRAWSLIWLTMTDQLDKIHSDRLPKSWVEKWQDKSPVTLPSTWMDPPGSYTPIPRKAEITEKNKRTLEKALYPIRSNYEERESV
- a CDS encoding GNAT family N-acetyltransferase; translated protein: MNHQKTFNAMELKTRNGTLLIEGPISADKLASYEFHEDLTSFRPSNQQHKALIEIAALPEGRIIIARKEHVIVGYVTYLYPDPLERWSEGNMENLIELGAIEVIPEFRGASVGKNLLKVSMMDDAMEDYIIITTEYYWHWDLKGTGLNVWEYRKVMEKMMNAGGLEWYATDDPEISSHPANCLMARIGKRVDVDSIQRFDQLRFKNRFMY
- a CDS encoding acetoin utilization AcuB family protein; this encodes MIVEEVMRREVWTLSPEDLIHDAIELMNAKTIRHIPIIDSNRHVVGIISDRDIRGALSIDSINSRTRHTSIQEMMTEDVITAHPLDFVEEVASLFYENRISCIPIVSDEKLVGIVTETDILYTFLQLTGALQPGSKIEVKVPHRSGMLAKVTAIISEHNVNIQSVLVNPYQQNESYKILVFRVQTMNPTAIVQTLKDRGFDVLLPYTWELQNE